From a single Desulfobacterales bacterium genomic region:
- a CDS encoding sigma-54 dependent transcriptional regulator, whose translation MTQSAPKILVVDDELSMRELLEYMLTNEGYAVTCAETGREAISVLEKNHFDLLLCDIRLGDITGLDVLRASKKQNPDNVVILISAYTTTETAVEAMNEGAYDYVPKPFDKDELLATIAKALELRSIEHEKKQIDDELKKNLHFGMIVGNSPAMRHIYKLIQQVSKTKTNVLITGESGTGKEVIAKAIHQESERSSKPFMVINCGGIPETLMESELFGHKKGAFTGATSDKIGLFETAHKGTVFLDEIGELSLPIQVKLLRAVQEKVFKPVGGNDDISVDIRIVSATNKALEEEVIAGNFREDLFYRLNVIEIKVPPLRERKADLRALAQHFLEKYSTEMEKEITKFSSYALDLLKKYDFPGNIRELENLLERSVALSTTNIILPDSLALSLHKRRWIEGFKDRRFDLDEVSRGVSLDGILEEIERGYLKKALDCSNGNKNKASELLGISFRSLRYRLDKLGIDT comes from the coding sequence ATGACCCAAAGCGCTCCTAAAATTTTAGTCGTCGATGATGAACTCAGCATGCGTGAGCTGCTGGAATACATGTTGACCAATGAAGGGTATGCCGTTACCTGTGCCGAGACCGGTCGAGAGGCGATCAGCGTGCTGGAAAAAAATCATTTTGACCTGTTGCTATGTGATATTCGACTCGGCGATATTACCGGTCTGGATGTCCTACGGGCCTCTAAAAAGCAAAATCCGGACAATGTGGTGATTCTGATCTCCGCTTATACCACCACCGAAACAGCAGTGGAGGCAATGAATGAGGGCGCCTACGACTATGTCCCCAAACCCTTTGATAAAGATGAATTACTGGCAACCATTGCCAAAGCGCTTGAATTGCGGTCTATCGAACATGAAAAAAAGCAGATCGATGACGAGCTGAAAAAAAACCTGCATTTCGGCATGATCGTTGGTAACAGCCCGGCCATGCGCCATATTTATAAATTGATACAACAGGTTTCCAAAACCAAAACCAACGTTCTGATTACCGGGGAAAGCGGCACCGGCAAGGAGGTCATTGCCAAGGCGATACATCAGGAAAGTGAGCGCAGCAGCAAACCGTTTATGGTCATTAATTGCGGCGGTATACCGGAGACCCTCATGGAAAGCGAGCTGTTTGGACATAAAAAGGGCGCTTTCACCGGTGCCACCAGCGATAAAATCGGGCTTTTTGAGACCGCGCATAAAGGTACTGTATTTTTGGATGAAATCGGCGAATTGAGTTTGCCGATTCAGGTCAAGCTGCTCAGAGCCGTCCAGGAGAAGGTCTTTAAACCGGTGGGCGGCAACGACGACATTTCAGTTGATATCCGGATTGTTTCCGCCACAAACAAAGCGCTGGAGGAGGAGGTCATTGCCGGCAATTTCCGCGAAGATCTGTTTTATCGTCTGAATGTGATCGAAATCAAAGTGCCACCACTTAGGGAGCGCAAAGCGGACCTGCGGGCCTTGGCGCAACACTTTTTGGAAAAATATTCCACCGAAATGGAGAAAGAAATTACGAAGTTTTCTTCCTATGCGCTTGATTTGCTTAAAAAATATGATTTTCCGGGTAATATACGTGAACTTGAAAACCTTTTAGAACGCAGTGTGGCGCTATCCACCACCAATATTATCCTGCCCGACAGCCTGGCCTTATCGCTGCACAAACGCCGCTGGATCGAAGGCTTTAAAGATCGCCGCTTTGACCTGGATGAGGTGTCTCGTGGTGTCTCACTGGACGGCATCCTGGAAGAAATTGAGCGCGGATATCTAAAAAAAGCCCTGGATTGCAGCAATGGCAACAAGAACAAAGCCTCTGAATTGCTGGGCATTAGTTTTCGGTCGCTGCGCTACCGACTAGATAAGCTGGGTATCGATACCTGA
- the lepB gene encoding signal peptidase I, which translates to MKSEQLTESENETRKKSVWRENIEAILVAIVIALFIRTFMVQAFKIPSGSMKQTLQIGDHILVNKFIYGVKIPYLRKNIIPIKNPKRGDIVVFKYPVDPNKDFIKRVIGIPGDVIEIRDKQLYVNGEPVNHAYGVYTDPRILPAHPKPRDNFGPVTVPQSALFVMGDNRDESYDSRFWGFVDYKALNGKAFIIYWSWDKENFGVRWGRLGDLLK; encoded by the coding sequence GTGAAATCAGAACAGCTTACTGAATCTGAAAACGAAACGCGTAAAAAAAGTGTTTGGCGTGAAAACATTGAAGCCATTTTGGTTGCCATCGTCATTGCATTGTTTATTCGCACGTTTATGGTGCAGGCTTTTAAAATTCCTTCCGGCTCGATGAAACAAACCCTCCAGATCGGTGATCATATCCTGGTCAATAAATTTATCTACGGTGTAAAAATTCCGTATTTACGCAAAAACATTATACCCATCAAAAACCCCAAGCGGGGCGACATTGTTGTCTTTAAGTATCCGGTGGATCCCAACAAGGATTTTATCAAGCGGGTGATCGGCATTCCAGGGGACGTGATCGAGATCCGAGATAAGCAGCTGTATGTCAATGGAGAGCCGGTCAATCATGCATACGGTGTGTATACGGATCCTCGCATATTGCCGGCTCACCCAAAACCGCGCGATAATTTTGGTCCGGTCACGGTGCCGCAAAGCGCTCTTTTTGTGATGGGCGATAACCGCGATGAAAGCTATGATAGCCGTTTTTGGGGATTTGTGGACTATAAAGCGCTCAACGGCAAAGCCTTTATCATTTACTGGTCATGGGACAAGGAAAATTTCGGCGTTCGCTGGGGCCGACTGGGCGATTTGCTTAAATAA
- a CDS encoding phosphatidylglycerophosphatase A: MKFREHAVLSLATGFYIGRVPFAPGTFGTLIGLPLCLLISRLPFGLAVVCVALFIGCAIGLASAAEKIIQQKDPGQIVIDEIAGFLVVFVGLPFNVYSAVLGFILFRGFDIFKPFPIRLLERKVSGGSGIVIDDVIAGLYAHLILRLVF; this comes from the coding sequence ATGAAATTTCGCGAACATGCGGTTTTGTCTCTGGCGACGGGTTTTTATATTGGGCGTGTGCCATTTGCACCCGGTACATTCGGAACATTAATCGGATTGCCCCTGTGTTTGCTGATCTCCCGTTTGCCTTTCGGGCTGGCAGTTGTTTGTGTCGCGCTGTTTATCGGGTGCGCCATCGGGCTGGCTTCTGCGGCCGAGAAAATCATCCAACAAAAAGATCCGGGCCAGATCGTTATTGACGAAATTGCGGGGTTTCTGGTGGTATTTGTGGGATTACCCTTTAATGTATATAGCGCCGTTCTGGGGTTTATCCTTTTTAGAGGTTTTGACATTTTTAAACCGTTTCCGATTCGGCTGCTGGAAAGAAAAGTGAGCGGCGGAAGCGGTATTGTTATAGACGATGTTATCGCAGGTCTGTATGCGCATCTGATCTTACGGCTTGTGTTTTAG
- a CDS encoding dihydroorotase yields the protein MLTRIQGGRIIDPGRIDLIADIIVEDDKIVDVIALDTAKDDKPESQVTDPVSQTIDATGKIVCPGLIDMHVHLREPGHEHKETIESGARAAAWGGFTAVCAMPNTEPVNDNCQVTELILRKAARANAARVYPVGAISLGLEGRQLCNFEHLKTCGVVAVSDDGNPVMDDALMYKALAAAKRLHLPVISHCEDLNLVAGGVMNAGSVAAELQLAGISNTSESAMVARDIAVSEATGAPVHIAHVSTAESVEALRAAKSKNLAVTAETAPHYFLLTDAAVKDSGTHAKMNPPLRSEKDRTAIRQGLADGTIDVIATDHAPHSDREKAVAFSQAANGIIGLESAVSLSLSLVHEGVISLSELIAKMSTQPARILGIECGLKPGASADITIIDPNVVYDVDVNHFKSLSRNCPFDGWRLKGRPCLTMVSGKIVFNAAEECKDS from the coding sequence ATGTTAACCCGGATTCAAGGCGGCAGGATCATCGATCCCGGCCGCATCGATCTGATCGCTGATATCATCGTTGAAGACGATAAAATCGTTGATGTGATTGCGCTGGACACAGCAAAAGACGACAAACCGGAATCGCAAGTGACAGATCCGGTATCGCAAACGATCGATGCCACCGGCAAAATTGTTTGCCCGGGTTTGATTGACATGCACGTCCATCTAAGAGAGCCCGGTCATGAGCACAAAGAAACCATTGAAAGCGGTGCACGGGCGGCTGCCTGGGGCGGTTTTACGGCTGTTTGTGCCATGCCCAATACCGAGCCGGTTAATGACAATTGCCAGGTAACGGAATTGATTTTGAGAAAAGCCGCACGGGCAAACGCCGCGCGGGTCTATCCGGTGGGGGCAATCAGCCTTGGACTTGAAGGCCGGCAACTGTGTAACTTTGAGCACTTAAAGACCTGCGGCGTGGTGGCGGTATCCGATGACGGCAACCCGGTAATGGATGACGCTTTAATGTACAAAGCACTGGCCGCTGCGAAAAGACTTCATCTGCCAGTGATTTCCCATTGCGAGGATTTGAATCTGGTGGCCGGGGGCGTCATGAATGCGGGTTCGGTGGCGGCAGAGTTGCAGCTGGCCGGCATATCCAACACCAGCGAAAGTGCCATGGTCGCCCGCGACATTGCCGTGAGTGAAGCCACCGGCGCACCGGTGCATATTGCCCATGTGAGCACCGCCGAATCGGTTGAGGCACTGCGGGCGGCAAAATCTAAGAATTTAGCGGTTACGGCTGAAACCGCCCCGCATTATTTTCTGCTGACCGATGCGGCCGTCAAAGACAGCGGCACCCATGCTAAAATGAATCCGCCCCTGCGTTCGGAAAAAGATCGGACAGCTATCCGGCAAGGCCTGGCGGACGGCACCATTGATGTGATTGCCACTGATCACGCCCCGCATTCAGATCGCGAAAAAGCGGTTGCCTTCAGCCAGGCGGCCAATGGCATTATCGGTCTTGAATCGGCTGTATCTCTGAGCCTATCACTGGTTCATGAAGGCGTCATCTCTTTAAGCGAGCTGATTGCCAAAATGTCTACCCAGCCGGCGCGTATATTAGGAATCGAGTGCGGTCTGAAACCGGGTGCCAGCGCGGATATTACCATTATTGACCCGAATGTTGTTTATGACGTTGATGTTAATCATTTTAAATCACTGAGCCGCAATTGTCCGTTTGATGGGTGGCGGTTGAAAGGCAGGCCGTGTCTGACGATGGTGAGCGGAAAAATTGTCTTTAACGCAGCAGAAGAATGTAAAGATTCCTGA
- a CDS encoding tetratricopeptide repeat protein has translation MNPKDKSPSANIPGWRAFVLLGLILFLAYSNSFDVPWHFDDYASIITNPKVHAQYPRLSTVAQPFISYLQDGHLNRPLALSSFALNWYLSKDHTFGYHAINLVIHILSAFFLFMTLRALSSTPCLDGKYDRRQVFFISLLAAILWAVNPIQTQAVTYIVQRMASMCGMFYVLSIFFYVKARLSQNFTLKQALLFTTCSLSFLAAFFTKENAAILPFSLLLIEAVFFRDLDCRKVRLAFIGISLALGIAIVIGGTVLFYSGDPIALLNYEKRLFSPLERLLTQPRIILFYLTLIFYPAPHRLSLVHDIDISTSLFHPWTTLPSIIMVLAIIALAVFRIKKWPILSFAVLFFFLNHVIESSIIPLELIFEHRNYLPSLFLFWPMAVGLRRLIDLYHQKNVVVYYGLMAFIPLLIMGIGTGTYVRNIDWSSPKYLWEDAMSKAPNSSRPYHNLAWSHYQHVGDWDTALVLYQRALEREKTNKQQEPMIWNNIAAVHHFRGDLEKAAYFWQKSYKSAPRGINPRHRLSLALIKLDRLDEALSLLNSILVEYPQNIQALNLKGVIFWKQNRPREALLLFRQCLQLAPLHGQFLINIGASYYSMGNYHKANLFFTEALRRTARSRIALLWWVKSQVDTGDAVASNATMEELLSKVPIDKMIAWLRKIFSQKIYKDEVVVPQKDALLIESLRAQYRSKSDRIGE, from the coding sequence ATGAACCCTAAGGATAAGTCACCTTCCGCCAATATACCGGGCTGGCGCGCCTTTGTGTTGCTGGGTCTTATATTGTTTTTGGCCTATAGTAACAGCTTCGACGTGCCGTGGCATTTTGATGATTATGCCAGTATCATCACCAACCCTAAAGTCCACGCCCAATACCCGCGTTTATCAACAGTAGCGCAACCGTTTATTTCATATCTGCAAGACGGCCATCTAAACCGCCCACTCGCGCTTTCCTCTTTTGCGCTAAACTGGTATCTGAGCAAAGATCATACATTCGGGTATCACGCTATCAATTTGGTGATCCATATATTGAGCGCATTTTTTCTTTTTATGACCCTCCGGGCACTGAGTAGTACACCGTGCCTGGATGGTAAATACGACCGGCGTCAGGTGTTTTTTATTAGTCTGCTGGCCGCAATCCTATGGGCGGTCAATCCCATTCAGACCCAGGCCGTTACATATATCGTTCAGCGGATGGCATCCATGTGCGGTATGTTCTATGTCCTGAGTATCTTCTTTTACGTCAAAGCCAGACTATCGCAGAATTTTACATTGAAGCAGGCGCTTTTATTTACAACCTGCAGTTTGAGCTTTTTGGCGGCGTTTTTTACCAAAGAAAATGCGGCCATACTGCCGTTCTCGCTGCTGCTGATTGAGGCTGTCTTTTTCCGGGATCTGGACTGCAGAAAGGTGCGCCTGGCATTTATAGGGATATCGCTTGCACTGGGTATCGCGATCGTAATCGGTGGTACAGTTCTTTTTTACAGCGGTGATCCAATAGCGTTGCTTAACTATGAAAAACGATTGTTTTCACCCCTCGAACGGCTTTTAACACAGCCCAGGATTATTCTGTTTTATTTGACGCTCATCTTTTATCCGGCACCTCATCGCCTATCGCTTGTTCATGACATTGACATTTCCACATCGCTTTTTCATCCCTGGACGACGCTGCCAAGCATCATTATGGTTTTGGCCATCATTGCTTTGGCCGTTTTTCGGATCAAGAAATGGCCGATTCTGTCATTTGCCGTTTTGTTCTTTTTTCTCAATCATGTGATTGAATCCAGTATCATACCCCTTGAACTCATTTTCGAACATCGTAACTATTTGCCGTCCTTGTTTCTTTTCTGGCCAATGGCCGTTGGATTGAGGCGATTAATTGATCTTTACCATCAGAAAAATGTGGTTGTCTATTATGGTTTGATGGCATTTATTCCGCTGCTAATAATGGGGATAGGGACCGGGACTTACGTTCGTAATATCGACTGGAGCTCGCCAAAGTATCTGTGGGAGGACGCGATGAGTAAGGCACCTAATTCTAGTCGTCCATACCACAATCTGGCCTGGTCACATTATCAGCATGTTGGCGACTGGGATACGGCGCTGGTCTTGTATCAGCGAGCGCTGGAACGTGAAAAAACCAATAAACAACAGGAACCCATGATATGGAATAATATCGCAGCTGTTCATCATTTTCGGGGTGATCTTGAAAAGGCCGCGTACTTTTGGCAAAAATCATATAAAAGCGCTCCGCGCGGTATTAATCCGCGCCATCGTCTATCGCTGGCACTGATAAAGTTAGACCGACTGGATGAAGCCTTGTCTTTATTGAATTCCATTCTTGTTGAGTATCCGCAAAATATACAAGCCTTGAATTTAAAAGGGGTTATCTTCTGGAAGCAGAATCGGCCGCGCGAAGCGCTTTTGCTCTTCAGACAGTGCTTACAATTGGCACCCTTGCACGGGCAATTTCTGATCAATATTGGTGCCAGTTATTATTCGATGGGTAATTATCACAAAGCCAACCTGTTTTTCACCGAAGCACTCAGACGAACAGCAAGGTCGCGGATTGCCCTGCTGTGGTGGGTAAAAAGCCAGGTGGATACCGGAGACGCTGTGGCTAGCAATGCAACCATGGAAGAGTTGCTTTCAAAGGTGCCTATTGATAAAATGATTGCGTGGCTGCGTAAAATCTTCTCTCAAAAAATCTACAAGGATGAAGTCGTTGTGCCACAAAAGGACGCGCTTCTGATTGAAAGCCTTCGAGCGCA